The Juglans regia cultivar Chandler chromosome 10, Walnut 2.0, whole genome shotgun sequence genome includes the window TATAAGGTATATGTGGTGTAGATGCCTTAGAATAGTAGTACTCCTAAATCAAGTCATGACATGTAAGTACTTTATTAGCTGTGTTATCCACATTGACTTATATATCAATTCTTCTATATGCAACCACCGATGCGGAATCGGCTGACATGGCAGctgataatttaattaaaaaaaaacccgagCAAGTGAAATATGTAGGAgaagaaatggagggaaagcaaaaaagcaaaaagaagaaaacactcTCACTCAGCCTCTGAACCTCCGATTCTTCTCTGAACCAAGAACCGTCTGTGGTCGCCACCGTGGACCTAACCGGTTGTTGCCGTCTAACGTTCATCACACATTCCAGATCTGAGCCACCGTCGACATGGGTTGGGCTTTCCAAATCTAAGTAGTCGCAAACAGGTTCTTCCAACCACGGTTCTTCTAGTATTTATTGAACTTCTTTTGGACTTGATTTTCTGTTGTTCTTTCACATATTCTCTTCTTTGGCAATTCGTAGTTGATAATGGCAAACATTGAATCTAACAGACAGCATAAACATTGGCTTTGGCTGCCCTTAAAATGGCCATTTAGAACGCCACTTTTTGACAAGATGCTTGGACTTCAATagttcttcactttgacattcataTTGTATCAAGGAAATAGAAGGTATGAAATCTATTGTGTCCACTAGAATATAGACTAAATGAAGTCTATAAATACTGCACTGTGTTGGTCATATTGTATCAAGGATATACAAGCTATGAAATGAATTATACTCGGTCCAAATTCTTCTCTGTGATGTTTTATCAAATAGGTGTAGTGCAACTCTGTTTTTATAGactaatatatttgtttttatatattaggaccagctagctagctagctataccTCATCATGATTACAGTAATATTATCATGATCTTCCGTTGCTATTGTATTTCTCCATGCATTAACTTCTAATTGacttctaatttattatatattatcaagtAAACAAGTGAAGCTTTACTTTAAACAAACCTTATGCTTTCTATTGGAGTTTCGGATTTTGCTTTTCAAAGCAGACTTATATTAATCCATCATGTTTAAGCTAATCTCATTGGATTAATTGagcattttttttcattgttttgaaGTCCATTAATCTGATACTTAATAAGCTTGTGGGAGGttgtttatattaatatatgctaATATGTGCTATGTCTCATCAAATCTAAGCAAAAGAGATGcggattaattttttttcttcagctgTTTAGGCTAATCATTATTTGTGTTAAGTCTAATCTGCAGTTGATAATTCGattatatattagaaaaaagttggaaaaaaacatgatatttgcaatcagAGAAAGAATCATGGTGGGATGCTTCGAGTTGATAATTATTTCCTTAAGAAAATATTTGCTTAATTAGCCACCCATCGATTTGATTCAATAGGTGTGCATCCCATGATATATCAGACACTGAATGTTGAAAACAGCCTTTATTCATCAATATTATCTATACATAGGCATGCAATGAGAAATTAACAAAATACGTAGCCTCGACAATTATGTTTTACAAGAACAAAAAACTGAGTAAGACCAGGAGGAGTAAGGAAGACGTGCATTTTGAATTAtacaaaggtttttttttctttcttttctatattAAAGAAGTGTATTCCTCTTATCTCCAGCACTTTATAATATCCTTATACAGTAGTACTGATGATTATATCAACAGCTTcagcttcttctcttttttatgTTTACAAAGAGAGAATTAATCTTTCATTGGAGTTTCTCCATCTTGTTATTACAAAACAATGacatactaattaattaaactacAAGTCAATTGATCAAACATACATACAAAGTGTGctaaagaaaagatgaaaaaaaaaattccacattTCATCTTAAAGAAATATCATGATAAGATATAAAATCGTCGTAAACCAACAACAAacatggaaaaaatattatgatatgGGTAATATTGGTACTTTGCCCCCCATTTGGAAACCATATTTGCATTGTCACAtgctcataaataaaataaatattaaacatttatttgaaatgaaatccATTGTACTAATTCATAGATTTTAATGTGGTTTGAGTTCTACAATATTGCTATTGACAAGATGCATTTGTCTCCCTCTCagcatggaaaaaggaaaagaacatccATCTACCCTAAGACCATATAGCTCAAATCCCTCATCcacagtatgttattttatttgcaatatatCAATAACATTAGATTCGAGATtagttgatttttattttctcaacataacaataatttatcCAATAACATTTCAGGACATACCATCAACTTCTCCAAACATCTCAATACATGGTTACTATGAACCCCAATCCACAgtatgttatttaatttaatatatcaataacattAGATTCAagattagttgatatttattttctcaacacaTCAATAATTTATCCAATAACATTTCAGGACATATCATCAACTTCTCCAAACATCTCAATGCACGGTTACTATGGACCAGTGCCTGCATGGTCACTGGGTTTTCTCCCATTTTCCGCTGTCAACCAATATCCAAGCAATGTACAAGTTGTGATGTCATGTTTTCCgtttaattttaataagttgatttttttgaaaagttaaattgcAGTTGGTTATTTTGAAGAgtttaattgcattttttttctttttgccagAATGCTAGTTACCCATTTCAACATGGCATGGAAGACCAGTTGTCTCTCAGCAATACCTCTGTTACAAGTAGATTTCTCGATACGAAGGATAATAGACCCTCAGTTGGGTAAACTAAATCGACAGCTACATCTTCTAGAGTTGAAGAAATTCATCCTAATAGACTAGATGCACAAGAAATCGAGTATGGTAGTGCCGGAACATCTGAGAAAGTGCAAATTGATGGTGATGATGAGCCAGTTTCGAGGAAGGAGTTTAATTCCTTAGAAGATTTAATGagttattataaggaatatggCAAAAAATGtgggtttggggtgatgacaaaaATTAGTGAGAGGAAAGAGGATGAGACTGTGAGATATGTCACTCTTGTCTGTGCCCATGGAGGGAAGGCCCGAAATAGGACTATAAATGTCGCCAACCCATGTCCGACAGGAAAGACGGAATGTAAGACAaaaattaatgccttaaaagttgcTGATTGTAAGTTTCGGCTGACTACAGTTCACAATATCCACAACCACAGTCTCAATCCAAAGAAATCTCGcttctttcgatgtaatagagaagtgagtgaatCCGTTAAAAGGGTCTTAAATACAAATGATTTGGCCGGCATCCGAATAAATAAGAGTTTCGGGTCTCTTGTTGTTGGCGCGGGTGGTTTTGAAAACCTCCCGTTTTTGACAAAGGATTGCCGTAACTACATCGATAAGGCACGGCATCTACGATTGGGTGCAGGTGGTGTTAGAATACTTCGAGACTACTTTTTACagatgcagtacaaaaatcctGGATTTTTTGCACTAATGGATTTGGATGATAACAgaaggttaaaaaatattttttgggcagACCCCCGTAGTAAAACAGCCTACCAATATTTGGGGGATGTCATTACCTTCGACACCACATACTTGACGATCCGATATAGGTTGCCATTTACatcatttgttggtgtaaaccaccatgggcagTCCATTTTGTTGGAAGCTGGCTTGATTTCCTCTAAGGATACCGAGACCTTCGTGTGGTTATTCTAAACttggttgcagtgtatggatggtatagcaCTGAAGGCTATTATCACTGACTAAGACAGagccatgaaaaatgcaattacaATTGTTTTCCCAGAAATTCGACATAGATTTTGCCTGTGACATATACTTAAGAAAGTCCCTGAAAAGCTTGGTTGTTATGGTTCTTACAAAACTGGAATGAAAACTGTACTGATGAAATATGTGTATGACACACAAACACTagaagagtttgaaaaatgtttggatgAGTTGATTAGCATGTACAGCTTGCATGAGAATGTCTGGTTGCAGAGTTTATACACTAAGTGTGAGCATTGGATACCGGCCttcttgaaaaatgttttttgggctggaatgagtataACGCAGCGGAGTGAGAGCATGAATACCTTCTTTGATGGTTATGTTCATGCtaagacaaacttgaaagagtttgtcGATCAGTATGATAATGCCTtgaaaaagaagattgagaatgaaaattgCGCGGACTTCCAGTCATTCAACGTCACAATTCCCTGCATCTCTAGAGCTCCAATTGAAAAGAGATATCAAGATTtgtacacaaatgctaaattcagGGAAGTTCAACACCAACTTGCCGACATTATCAACTTGGATCCAGTTTTACTTAAGGCGAATGCTACAGTCAAGACCTATCTAGTAGAGGATGAAATTCGTGCTAAAGATTTTACTAAGCTGGTTACACATTCAGTGGATTTTAGTGAGGACAATGCAGTCGCCAAGTATTCTTGTGGTTTATTTCAAATGAGGGAGATAGTGTGCCGGCACATCTTCGCCGTCTTCAAATGTAACGGGATTAAGACAATACCAAATAGATACATTTTGGATCGATAGAGGAAGGATATCAAAAGAAGATACACGTTAATCCATAGGGGCTATGATGTAGGGGATCAACGAGAAAATgctaatagatattcaagtctgTTAAATATctgttataaaattattacttgTGCGGCGAGTTCGAAAAAGCATACTGAGGATGCAACGACTAAGTTAAATGTAATGATTGAGTTATAAGAAGCAAACCAAGAACCTCCATCAATGattgaaaagtgtttaaatGTCGATGTCACGACAAAGGACACAACTACAATTGGTAGTTCAACAAAAGTACTTAGTCCACGTATTATGCGAGGAAAAGGCAGACCCTCATCTCTAAAGAGAGCATACAGGATGGAGAGAGACCTGCGAAAAGTTaaggagaagacgaagaaagCACAGGGAAAGGGAAAATGCAAATAGGTCCAGATTTGTAATATTACTTGTTtacttaaattttcatataaatgctATCTGACAAATTGATTACTATTTTATTAGCGAGATGGGGAAGATACACCAATCGTGGACACTTGCAGGAGGCTATTTTGTCCTTCCGATTTGGACGTCTCCAATGTTGGATACCTGCAAGtaatataataagtatatatttatatttgagttatGATTTATTGCTAtgttttttacaagtatttatCATCAGGTTATTCCAGAAAGCATACCAGCTATTAACATTAGTGAAACCCAACCTCGAGAAACAGTACTTCAAAGTCAAGAAAGCATAAGTGGATCCAAACTATAACggtattttaatgatattagtTGACAACACATtaaattgagttaatattttttacagatgTAATTTGGGTTTGATGGATCACAACCACGAGAATGATATGATTATCGTGGGTATGTATtagataatattattcttattcttctttttcctttatgtcAATCTATGTCAATTTGAGAAGCATTTGAGTAGTTTGAATATGAAAGGTCTTTGGAAATGAGACTTTGGACCATTTCGGggattctttctttcattttttcgttttattttttaattgatggttcttttttgttttaaatttagaaatagTGTTTTGAAATGCAACATTAAGAACATGCTGATTATGTGTAATTAACGCCCCTGTTTTGAtggttctttttgtttcaaacttCATTCAATGCAATTAATCTTTGTATTTTGTTCACCATAGTGCTGTTTGTTCACATTTATATATGCATTGGAATGAAATCTGAGACCCTCCTTCAATCTATTTGGAAGTTGCTGAACCTTGGTCTATTCAGTTCATTGGATATTGAAATAGGTCAATGTGTCACAATTCTAACATTACAAACAGCAGTGTGGTTTTAACGAGTCAATGTGCCATGATTTTAACATGACAAACTGATTTAGGCTAGGATATTAAACTTTGGTCTCCAAACAGCTATGTGTAAATGTGTCATGGTTTTAACATGACAAACTGATTTAGGCTAGGTTTTAACATGACAAGGATTTGGTTGATGCATGTGCCCAACACTCATTAATGGTTAGATACTAAAAccagaatgaaaaaaaaaaaaaaaattgattaaaactGATTGTTTCAAAGTCTGTGTCTAAAGTTGtctatattgattttattgatgACATATATTGTTTGGTTAATTAGTGGTTTTTTTGGTATTtgaggtagattttattgattgtaTTGACAGAATTGTAGGCCTGAAGACTGGAAGCAGTTTTGAGTACTTGATGAGCAAAAGTAGCATACAACTGGCAATCATGGCTATGTGTAGAACTTGTATTCTGCTGTATCGAAGCAGTTTTGAGCGCTTTCAAGAATTATGGCTATGTATATGACTTGTGTATTGTTACTTTTGTGTTTGATTTTACGTGGGACATTACATGGGAAATTACTCCAGGACATGCACcttgtggtttatttttttatatcattcttatatattttttttttatttcgagAAAGTTCAGGAcatgagaaaagaaaagttgtTAAAATTTTTCTCACTTTTAGTAAAATATCCATTCTCTTGATGGAATCTCGTTGGTATaattgacatggtatcagatggGTGGGACACACATGATGCCTTGTTAAACCAATGGTTTCCTTGCAGTTACTCATTTGACTATTCTTATTATTGTACGTGGTCTAAAAGTTCTGTTTGGTTTGAGTTTACTTCTATCCAAAGCAATCTGGCAATAACCTTTTTAGATAAGGTTGTTCCACCAGTTCTAATGCCAAGTTTCTTTGTTGAAATGCAGACCTTAGATTTGAAtttttcgtgttttttttttccctttttgacAAAAGATAACATTTCATTTAAGTTTCAGCTAAGCTTGTTGATTTAactattttctttcataatatGTTAGTAGTTATATTTTGTACCCTCTTTCCCTTCAGTTGTTTTTTAGGGTGTGAAAGATGGTAGCTAATAGCTATGCTTGGAACTGGAagttagtgttttttttttttttttccacatttCATTGTGGATATCCTTTGATTTTCTCTAGATGACTTTGGTCCTCCTTAGCATGTTGGTTGTCTGAACCTATTTCTTTTCTCAGAAACCTGTCGTTATATAAAAGAGTAGGGACAAGCTCATGCATTCAATTGATAAAAGCAGTATGTGTAgttttttacaagttttttttttatgacagaTTGCCCATCTAATAATCTCTGACTTCAAACACCTAGTAGTATGTATTCCAACATTTCCACAAAAAATTCCCAGTTCATAAAAGCAGTACAACACCTATTACAAAACATATAAGCAAAGTCctatttttacacaagtttcacaaataatttacaaaacaagttCCCAAGCAAAGTCTGTTTTTTTCACAATAGCATATAAGCAAAACagaaacaaacccaaataaaTGGTTACTTAAACTAGCCAAAATGAACCTCTACAATTAATGATCTAATCCAACAAAATGACTTTTTACCTGAAAATTATCCGAACCAAGCAAACACTATTACAAAGGTGACAATCTAATACAAACACAATAACTTTCGCTTTtccttttttagattttttgccATCTCTCTCACTTTATCTTTCCTTTTGCGAACAACATACTCGCACTTTAATACATCATCCATCGTCTTCCAAGTCttattctctcttgataaaatgtTCTCCTCTATCAACTGAAATATATCTGCCCATACAAAGAATTCACGTATCGCATCTCCCTGCACACAGTACAAACTCCCAATTAACATGGTTCCCTATAAACCCTGCAACCAACAAATCGATATGCAAATCTGACAAATATAAAGTTGTTTTACCGTATTATATTTTGGGCAGGCAAAGAATCTCCTTCTAGGATTTTAGTGTAGGACATCTTTAGTGCTATTGCAAACCACACCAACAAGTTGGTGATTCTATGATATCATCATTAACTAAATTCGATGATTGGGATGATACCATGTGTGATTTTGAAAAACCAAGTCATGGATCCCTTGTATTAGTCAAACCATGTATATTTAACATTGGTAAGCAAAGacatgaaaaaagaagaagaaagaggcaGGCGCTATCCTTGGATGAATACAGAGGATCTGTTTTAATAAGCACTCGGTGACTAACAATTAAGCAAGTCTAACTAAcaagaaaaaacaacaaaaagaaaatcagatattaaaaaaacaaaaattgtattTGCCCCAAGACTCAATTGGGCAAAGCAGATTTGAAATCAATTACTTGTTCTTATAATCTACAAATCTAGTTAATACATCTATAGTTCATATTTAGATCGCTTCTATTGTTAATAACCAATCATAAATAAAGCACCAATCAATGGCTTATTGTATTCCTTGGATGAATACAGAAGATCTATTTTAGCCGCAATACTGATCACAGCGAGACAAGGATTTTATAATAGAACATCTTGTAAATAATTTACACATGTTAGCTAGCTAGTAGAGAACAAATCCACATTGAATGTCCCTACATTTGCAAATTATTACATACTTCAAGCGCATGGCCATCAGTTTATAAAGTGACCCAAACACAATTCTTTTGCAAAGAAACTAGACAGGACTAAGCAAAACAGGTGGGCTGGGTTCAGcacaaaatgcaaaatatagGATGGGTTACTCTGAAAGCATAAGATCAtttacatacacacacacacacacattaatGGTACTAAAAGAAATTGTATTATAGTTACCTGTTGCTTTCTTTTCCGGTCAATATCTGCCTGTttgggaaaaagaaataaaagaagatttctaattatattagtaatttctatgtgaaaaataacattttaattaaaagatcAAACATTCCATGTGTTATTACCAAAGCCTCTTTAAGGTGGGCGTTCTCTTATCTTAACTTGTTCAATTTTGCTTCTAGCTCAACTCTGTATGCCTGTATTGTAAACTAAATTAGATTATACATATCATTAATCTAAACTCAGGGGACAAatcaatgatttttcaaataattccaTCCGAGGGACAAATACAAAGTTTGACAatagaaattgatttttcttttatcggTGAACTCTACAATCCCAATACACATCCCAGAATCCATTGCTCATGAAATAGAAATTCAGCCCACTaacatttccatttttcttatGATTCTTCATAGGGATTCAAAGAGAAGTTCTTAATCAGAgctcaaaaatataaaagaaaatataacaatCAGAGAACTAACCTGATTTTGAAACTCGGCCTGATTGATGATTATGCCAAATTTTTTgaggttagggttagggttagggtttcgggttaGGGCTTCGGGTTAGGTTtttgggttagggttagggttaggacTTCACATATCAGGTTAGGGTTAGGGCTTCACATTTCAAATCTAGTGTTTGAAGAGGACAGGGCTTCGTGTTTGAAGACGACATGGCTCTGTGGGTTCGTGGTTCGGTGCAGAAGACCTCCATGGTTCGGTGAAGACGACAGGGCTCCGTGGTTCGTGGTTCGGTGAAGATGACAGGGCTCTGTGGTTTGTTGTATCGGTGAAAACGAAAGGGCTCTGTGGTTTGTGGTTCGGTGCAGAAGACCAAGTGGTTCGGTAATGTGGGTTCGAGGGTTCGTGGTTGAGTGAAGACGACAGGGCTTCATGGGGAAAGACGATGGGAATCAATGGGGAGAAGATACTAGATTAAGCGGGACAAATTTttgttgtgaaaatgaaaaatgagggAATTGCATTCtagatttgggtttgatttcAAAATGGACATGATGCCGTTTTGTAATGTGCCACATAGGACACGGTTCCGCACCAGTTCCCCATTTCGGTTGTAAGTAGcttttttccttatatatagaatttctcCTCCACACAAACACATCACACCCACGAGTCACACCCAGACCCACATCACACACTTCTACGCATAGACATGTGAAAGGTGTGTTCTTCACGCATCTTGTAA containing:
- the LOC118349637 gene encoding protein FAR1-RELATED SEQUENCE 5-like codes for the protein MDGCRGRQQELVCDGSHPPKDWEWPIEGQLHVSSMVHCKVVVMVGVKATSSRVEEIHPNRLDAQEIEYGSAGTSEKVQIDGDDEPVSRKEFNSLEDLMSYYKEYGKKCGFGVMTKISERKEDETVRYVTLVCAHGGKARNRTINVANPCPTGKTECKTKINALKVADCKFRLTTVHNIHNHSLNPKKSRFFRCNREVSESVKRVLNTNDLAGIRINKSFGSLVVGAGGFENLPFLTKDCRNYIDKARHLRLGAGGVRILRDYFLQMQYKNPGFFALMDLDDNRRLKNIFWADPRSKTAYQYLGDVITFDTTYLTIRYRLPFTSFVGVNHHGQSILLEAGLISSKDTETFVWLF
- the LOC118349638 gene encoding protein FAR1-RELATED SEQUENCE 5-like, with the protein product MKYVYDTQTLEEFEKCLDELISMYSLHENVWLQSLYTKCEHWIPAFLKNVFWAGMSITQRSESMNTFFDGYVHAKTNLKEFVDQYDNALKKKIENENCADFQSFNVTIPCISRAPIEKRYQDLYTNAKFREVQHQLADIINLDPVLLKANATVKTYLVEDEIRAKDFTKLVTHSVDFSEDNAVAKYSCGLFQMREIVCRHIFAVFKCNGIKTIPNRYILDR